From Streptomyces sp. NBC_01754, a single genomic window includes:
- a CDS encoding FAD-dependent monooxygenase encodes MAEETTDVLIVGGSMVGLAAALFLAQQGVRTMELMRALGLEGAVRAQENPHAQYGDILQAESLAGTELGRFDGPFRHDPTEVGTTGWTLIGQDRFEPVLRARAEELGADIRFATELVRFTQDADGVDAVLRDAEGAERRVRARYLVAADGFRTPVRESLGIGHHGQGVFGRQMNVIFHADLDPYVAGRKFFLCFVSNPKVKGVLGKLGGDGSDRWVLAPSLPPEDSHREYDTEACVELVRAAVGAADLPVTVESSSSWEIAAWVADRFRSGRVLFAGDCAHVMPPTGGFGGNMGVQDAHNLAWKLALVLRGQAGPGLLDTYEQERAPVAEFTVEQGVIRYLQRSGLDEEVAARHHPENTVLFGHLYRSGTVLTEEGPDDGAPVEDPTLPSGRPGTRAPHLPLHRAGRAAPLHDLLDGDFWLLVAPGGEAWEAAAAHVRTATGLALAFHRVGEQEPPEVTERFLSSYGVGRGGAVLIRPDGFIAWRTPEPPPSPADELSTVFARLLHR; translated from the coding sequence ATGGCGGAAGAGACGACCGACGTACTGATCGTGGGCGGCAGCATGGTGGGCCTCGCCGCGGCCCTGTTCCTCGCCCAGCAGGGGGTGCGCACGATGGAGCTGATGCGCGCGCTCGGGCTCGAGGGGGCGGTGCGCGCGCAGGAGAACCCGCACGCGCAGTACGGCGACATCCTGCAGGCCGAGTCGCTCGCGGGTACCGAACTCGGCCGGTTCGACGGCCCGTTCCGGCACGACCCCACCGAGGTGGGCACCACCGGCTGGACGCTGATCGGGCAGGATCGCTTCGAGCCGGTGCTGCGGGCGCGCGCCGAGGAGCTGGGCGCGGACATTCGGTTCGCCACCGAGCTGGTGCGCTTCACCCAGGACGCAGACGGGGTCGACGCCGTGCTGCGCGACGCCGAGGGCGCGGAGCGGCGGGTGCGCGCCCGGTACCTGGTCGCCGCCGACGGCTTCCGGACCCCCGTGCGGGAGAGCCTCGGCATCGGCCACCACGGGCAGGGCGTCTTCGGCCGGCAGATGAACGTGATCTTCCACGCGGACCTCGACCCCTATGTGGCCGGGCGCAAGTTCTTCCTGTGCTTCGTCAGCAACCCGAAGGTCAAGGGCGTCCTCGGCAAGCTCGGCGGCGACGGCTCCGACCGCTGGGTGCTGGCCCCCAGCCTGCCGCCCGAGGACAGCCACCGCGAGTACGACACCGAGGCGTGCGTCGAGCTGGTGCGCGCCGCCGTGGGAGCGGCGGACCTGCCGGTGACGGTCGAGTCCTCGAGCAGCTGGGAGATCGCCGCCTGGGTCGCGGACCGGTTCCGCTCCGGGCGGGTGCTGTTTGCGGGCGACTGCGCCCATGTGATGCCCCCCACCGGGGGGTTCGGGGGCAACATGGGCGTGCAGGACGCGCACAACCTGGCGTGGAAGCTCGCCCTGGTGCTGCGGGGCCAGGCCGGCCCCGGTCTGCTGGACACCTACGAGCAGGAGCGGGCGCCGGTCGCCGAGTTCACCGTCGAACAGGGCGTGATCCGCTACCTCCAGCGCAGCGGCCTGGACGAGGAGGTCGCCGCGCGGCACCACCCCGAGAACACCGTCCTCTTCGGTCACCTCTACCGCTCCGGCACCGTGCTGACCGAGGAAGGCCCCGACGACGGCGCCCCGGTGGAGGACCCGACCCTCCCCTCGGGCCGCCCCGGCACCAGGGCCCCGCATCTCCCTCTGCACCGGGCCGGCCGTGCCGCACCCCTGCACGACCTCCTGGACGGCGACTTCTGGCTGCTGGTCGCCCCGGGCGGCGAAGCCTGGGAAGCCGCCGCGGCACACGTGCGCACCGCCACCGGCCTTGCGCTCGCCTTCCACCGCGTCGGCGAGCAGGAGCCGCCGGAAGTCACCGAGCGCTTCCTGTCGTCGTACGGCGTGGGTCGCGGCGGCGCGGTGCTGATCCGCCCCGACGGATTCATCGCCTGGCGGACACCGGAGCCGCCGCCGTCCCCGGCGGACGAGCTGTCGACGGTCTTCGCCCGGCTGCTGCACCGCTGA
- a CDS encoding asparagine synthetase B family protein — MSGIAGWVDFDRDLTPEAATVRAMVDTLAHRGPDGEGDWIQGHAALAHRRLALLEVENGVQPVVHATDGGPVAVLTLDGAITNHVELRRELAAKGHRFTGHGDGDGEVALHAYLEWGGEFLTRLEGLFALAVWDERRQELLLARDRLGVKPLCYYRTPSGLLFGSEPKALLAHPSVEPVVDADGLRELFAHSRKPGTGVFRGICEVLPGHALLVRRPGTAHRRYWSLPARPHTDSLETMVATVRRLLSAKQSGPGPLRSFSVNFAGYAETFEPHPTMRATPDAPFAELAARHIGTEHTEILLDTAVLTDPDVHAAALRSQDAPSPLGDMDVSLLLFFEALRSAGITAVLSGETADEVFNGYFWAYEPRHSNSTTFPWVSFERGHDAAAGGLGCSLVDLGLRKELDFMGYADQHYRDALAEVPHTDGESSEERRAREITYLALTRWAPTHLDRADRMSMAHGVQLHPPFCDRALVEYVYNVPAALKRVNGQEKSLLRAAVADLLPEPVLDRRKSAYPTTQPGSAGLMPVDNFSGNEEVPCDLR; from the coding sequence ATGAGCGGAATCGCCGGCTGGGTCGACTTCGACCGGGATCTGACCCCGGAGGCCGCCACCGTACGCGCGATGGTGGACACCCTGGCCCACCGCGGCCCCGACGGGGAGGGCGACTGGATCCAGGGCCACGCCGCGCTGGCCCACCGCAGGCTGGCACTCCTCGAGGTGGAGAACGGCGTCCAGCCCGTCGTCCACGCCACGGACGGCGGCCCGGTGGCCGTGCTCACCCTCGACGGCGCGATCACCAACCATGTCGAGCTGCGGCGCGAGCTGGCCGCCAAGGGGCACCGGTTCACCGGCCACGGCGACGGCGACGGCGAGGTGGCCCTGCACGCCTATCTGGAGTGGGGCGGGGAATTCCTGACCCGGCTCGAGGGCCTCTTCGCGCTCGCCGTCTGGGACGAGCGGCGTCAGGAGCTGCTGCTCGCCCGCGACCGGCTCGGCGTCAAGCCGCTGTGCTACTACCGCACTCCGTCGGGTCTGCTGTTCGGCTCGGAGCCCAAGGCGCTGCTCGCGCATCCGTCGGTGGAGCCGGTGGTCGACGCCGACGGGCTGCGCGAGCTGTTCGCGCACAGCCGCAAGCCCGGCACCGGGGTGTTCCGCGGTATCTGTGAGGTGCTGCCGGGCCACGCGCTGCTCGTGCGCCGCCCGGGTACTGCCCACCGGCGCTACTGGTCGCTGCCCGCCCGTCCGCACACCGACAGCCTCGAGACGATGGTGGCCACGGTGCGCCGGCTGCTGTCGGCAAAGCAGTCAGGACCCGGTCCGTTGCGCAGCTTCTCGGTCAACTTCGCGGGATACGCGGAGACCTTCGAGCCGCATCCGACGATGCGCGCCACCCCCGACGCCCCGTTCGCGGAGCTGGCGGCCCGGCACATCGGTACCGAGCACACCGAGATCCTGCTCGACACCGCCGTCCTCACCGACCCCGATGTGCACGCGGCGGCGCTGCGCAGCCAGGACGCTCCGTCCCCGCTCGGTGACATGGACGTCTCCCTGCTGCTCTTCTTCGAGGCGCTGCGCAGCGCCGGCATCACTGCGGTTCTCTCGGGAGAGACCGCCGACGAGGTCTTCAACGGCTACTTCTGGGCGTACGAGCCCAGGCACAGCAACTCCACGACCTTCCCCTGGGTCTCCTTCGAGCGTGGCCACGACGCCGCCGCTGGCGGTCTGGGCTGCTCGCTGGTCGATCTCGGGCTCCGCAAGGAGCTGGACTTCATGGGCTACGCGGACCAGCACTACCGGGACGCGCTCGCCGAGGTGCCGCACACCGACGGCGAGAGCTCCGAGGAACGCAGGGCGCGCGAGATCACGTATCTCGCGCTGACCCGATGGGCGCCCACGCATCTGGACCGTGCGGACCGGATGAGCATGGCGCACGGGGTGCAGCTGCATCCGCCGTTCTGCGACCGGGCGCTGGTGGAGTACGTCTACAACGTGCCGGCAGCACTGAAGCGGGTGAACGGGCAGGAGAAGAGCCTGCTGCGGGCCGCGGTCGCGGACCTGCTGCCCGAGCCGGTGCTGGATAGGCGCAAGAGCGCCTATCCGACGACTCAGCCTGGATCCGCCGGCCTGATGCCTGTGGACAACTTCTCCGGGAATGAGGAAGTGCCCTGTGACCTGCGATGA
- a CDS encoding anthrone oxygenase family protein, whose translation MVEVLSVLVLLDTGLVAGVLFAVAVSVMPALIAMPPDRYVSTHKLLGRYYDRIMPFIVTGSTVIDVAFAIRGTGTVRVLFAAAALCMSGVAVVSQTRNVPINNRVKRTGPEDLGPGWQDPRIQWRDWHLVRTCCAVAGCTLTAAAVVLS comes from the coding sequence GTGGTGGAGGTGCTGAGTGTGCTGGTGCTGTTGGATACCGGCCTGGTGGCCGGGGTGCTGTTCGCGGTCGCGGTGAGTGTGATGCCCGCGCTGATCGCGATGCCCCCGGACCGGTATGTGTCCACACACAAACTGCTGGGCCGGTACTACGACCGGATCATGCCGTTCATCGTCACCGGCTCCACGGTGATCGACGTGGCCTTCGCGATCCGGGGGACCGGCACCGTCCGCGTCCTGTTCGCGGCCGCCGCGCTGTGCATGTCCGGGGTCGCCGTGGTGTCGCAGACCAGGAACGTGCCGATCAACAACCGGGTCAAGCGCACGGGGCCGGAGGACCTCGGCCCCGGCTGGCAGGACCCGCGGATCCAGTGGCGCGACTGGCATCTGGTCCGCACCTGCTGCGCGGTGGCCGGGTGCACGCTGACCGCGGCCGCGGTGGTGCTGTCATGA
- a CDS encoding IS110 family transposase, with the protein MTHTTPQITGGVDTHGQTHHAAVIDSVGRHLADQEFPATIRGYRDLLDWIRSHGTLVAVGVEGTGAYGAELARVLTAAGITVIDVDRPDRKTRRMKGKSDPIDAYAAATAVLSGRATGVPKSRDGGVEAVRVLRIARRSAVKARTQAMNQIRGLLVSAPAMLREQVAGLDRAALIRTLARLRPGNDLSRPLAATRAALRRLARRHQAMDAEITELDAEIGPLVEQAAPALLELFGIGPETAGQLLVSAGDNPERMRSEGAFAHLAGVAPIPASSGRTHRHRLNRGGDRAANNALHTIVLTRMRFDDRTRAYVERRTKEGLSKKDIMRCLKRFVAREVYRALTTTPTERTTQTDLVPTA; encoded by the coding sequence ATGACGCACACCACCCCGCAGATCACCGGCGGAGTCGACACGCACGGCCAGACCCACCACGCCGCGGTGATCGACTCGGTCGGACGGCACCTGGCCGACCAGGAGTTCCCCGCCACCATCCGCGGCTACCGCGACCTGCTCGACTGGATACGCTCCCACGGCACGCTCGTTGCGGTGGGCGTGGAGGGCACCGGCGCCTACGGGGCCGAGCTCGCCCGCGTGCTGACCGCCGCAGGGATCACAGTCATCGACGTGGACCGCCCAGACCGCAAGACCCGCCGGATGAAGGGCAAGTCCGATCCGATCGACGCCTATGCCGCTGCGACGGCTGTGCTGTCGGGCCGGGCCACCGGCGTCCCCAAGAGCCGGGACGGTGGGGTCGAGGCGGTGCGGGTGCTGCGGATCGCGCGCCGCAGCGCGGTCAAGGCCCGCACCCAGGCCATGAACCAGATCCGCGGGCTGCTCGTCTCGGCGCCCGCGATGCTGCGCGAACAGGTCGCGGGCCTGGACCGCGCCGCGCTGATCCGCACCCTGGCCAGGCTGCGGCCTGGCAATGACCTGTCCCGCCCGCTGGCGGCTACCCGGGCGGCACTGCGCCGGCTCGCCCGCCGTCACCAGGCCATGGACGCCGAGATCACCGAGCTGGACGCGGAGATCGGCCCGCTGGTCGAGCAGGCAGCTCCCGCGCTGCTGGAGCTGTTCGGCATCGGCCCCGAGACCGCGGGCCAGCTGCTGGTCTCGGCCGGGGACAACCCCGAACGCATGCGATCCGAGGGCGCATTCGCGCACCTCGCCGGGGTCGCACCGATCCCGGCCTCCTCAGGACGCACCCACCGCCACCGCCTCAACCGCGGCGGCGACCGGGCCGCCAACAACGCGCTCCACACCATCGTGCTCACCCGCATGCGCTTCGACGACCGCACCCGCGCCTACGTCGAACGCCGCACCAAGGAAGGACTGTCCAAGAAAGACATCATGCGCTGCCTCAAGCGATTCGTCGCCCGCGAGGTCTACCGCGCACTGACCACCACACCCACAGAACGAACCACTCAAACCGACCTCGTTCCAACGGCTTGA
- a CDS encoding GNAT family N-acetyltransferase encodes MDIASLLPLTTSRLSLRLFTPGDADDLYAYQSLPSVARYLYRPTHTRERSEQVAAERAAQTAWRADGDKLALAVCRRDEPGVLGEVSLTLADVRAAQAEIGWTLDPSHEGHGYATEAAAALAGFAFDTLGVHRLYARLDVENTGSVRVCERLRMRREAHLVENDLDGDRWGSEYIYAALSADLGSRSGEGLYGERCNSRAGSDS; translated from the coding sequence ATGGACATCGCTTCGCTGCTGCCGTTGACCACGTCCCGGTTGTCGCTGCGTCTGTTCACTCCCGGCGACGCCGACGACCTGTACGCCTACCAGAGCCTGCCGAGCGTGGCGCGCTACTTGTACCGGCCGACGCACACGCGTGAGCGCAGCGAGCAAGTTGCCGCCGAGCGTGCGGCGCAGACGGCCTGGCGCGCCGACGGGGACAAGCTGGCGCTCGCTGTCTGCCGACGCGATGAGCCCGGCGTCCTTGGAGAGGTGAGCCTCACCCTGGCCGATGTCCGCGCCGCCCAGGCCGAGATTGGCTGGACTCTCGACCCGAGTCACGAGGGACACGGCTACGCGACCGAGGCGGCCGCGGCGCTGGCCGGGTTTGCCTTCGACACACTGGGCGTGCACCGGCTCTACGCACGGCTGGATGTGGAGAACACCGGGTCTGTACGGGTCTGTGAGCGCCTCAGGATGCGCCGGGAGGCGCACCTGGTCGAGAACGACCTCGACGGGGATCGCTGGGGCAGCGAGTACATCTACGCGGCGCTGTCCGCGGATCTTGGCAGTCGATCAGGCGAGGGTCTGTACGGTGAACGGTGTAACTCCCGAGCTGGAAGCGACAGTTGA